In Horticoccus luteus, the following proteins share a genomic window:
- the dgoD gene encoding galactonate dehydratase, which yields MKIVSVETRVCHARMRNWVFVKITTDQPGLIGWGEATLEWHTRSIVGAIEDLSVLLVGEDPRRIEYLWQMMYRQHFWHSNGIVRATAVAGIDLALWDILGKSLGVPCHELWGGRVRDYVRLYCHLGGGKMEDFYGTPVDEAKRFGELARQAVEAGFTAFKSMPVPEQMPIEGVRPVKAAEACVAAMREAVGDGVDIMVDCHARPSPQMGLVFAKALEPYNLYFFEEPCWPEHMDGIAAVQRAVKTPIATGERLCSQFAFKELLEKRAASIIQPDITHCGGLSETRRVAAMANAYGVAVAPHNPQGPVSTAASIEFGLATPNYLICEAVHQDVPWRDDIVSWGFRVEKNGRRVYPGTRAGLGVEINEAEIAKHPFEQELPRRSFAPDGSVVDW from the coding sequence ATGAAGATCGTGAGTGTCGAAACGCGGGTGTGCCATGCGCGGATGCGCAACTGGGTGTTTGTGAAAATCACGACGGACCAGCCAGGCTTGATCGGCTGGGGCGAGGCGACACTCGAGTGGCACACGCGCAGCATCGTGGGGGCGATCGAGGATTTGAGCGTGCTGCTCGTGGGCGAGGATCCGCGGCGCATCGAATACCTGTGGCAGATGATGTATCGGCAGCATTTCTGGCACAGCAACGGCATCGTGCGGGCGACGGCGGTGGCGGGCATCGATCTGGCGTTGTGGGACATTCTGGGGAAATCGCTGGGCGTGCCGTGTCACGAGCTGTGGGGCGGGCGCGTGCGGGATTACGTGCGGCTTTATTGCCATCTTGGCGGCGGGAAGATGGAGGATTTTTACGGGACGCCGGTGGACGAGGCGAAGCGCTTCGGCGAGCTGGCGCGACAGGCGGTGGAGGCGGGTTTCACGGCGTTCAAATCGATGCCGGTGCCGGAGCAGATGCCGATCGAAGGCGTGCGGCCGGTGAAGGCGGCGGAGGCGTGCGTGGCGGCGATGCGCGAGGCGGTGGGCGACGGCGTGGACATCATGGTCGATTGCCACGCGCGGCCGTCGCCGCAAATGGGTCTGGTGTTCGCGAAGGCCCTGGAGCCTTACAATCTCTACTTTTTCGAGGAGCCGTGCTGGCCGGAGCACATGGATGGAATCGCGGCGGTGCAGCGCGCGGTGAAGACGCCGATCGCGACGGGCGAGCGGTTGTGTTCGCAGTTCGCGTTCAAGGAGCTGCTGGAAAAGCGCGCGGCGAGCATCATCCAGCCGGACATCACGCATTGCGGCGGGTTGAGCGAAACACGGCGGGTGGCGGCGATGGCGAACGCGTATGGCGTGGCGGTGGCGCCGCATAATCCGCAGGGGCCGGTGAGCACGGCGGCGTCGATCGAGTTTGGGCTGGCGACTCCGAATTATCTGATTTGCGAGGCGGTGCACCAGGATGTGCCGTGGCGCGACGACATCGTGAGCTGGGGTTTCCGCGTGGAGAAGAACGGCCGGCGGGTTTACCCGGGCACGCGCGCGGGGCTGGGGGTGGAGATCAACGAAGCGGAGATCGCGAAGCATCCGTTCGAGCAGGAACTGCCGCGGCGGAGCTTCGCGCCGGACGGCTCGGTGGTGGACTGGTGA
- a CDS encoding SMP-30/gluconolactonase/LRE family protein — MADVTLTPVVLANQHCQLGENPLWDEEAGALYWEDILAGHVWRHAVASGRTERVYAGETVGGFTQEADGALLLFREKDIVRLEHDGSVRGWRSFAEAGNTRFNDVTADPHGRVFAGTMGATETSGGVYRFDPDGAVRRVITGTGVSNGMAFTADRKHFFWTCSTRCQIWIYDYDEASGEIANGRVWYQCEKAEGTCDGLTIDREDNVWSARWDGFAVRQHAARDGRVLREIRFPVAKPSSVAFGGKDFATLFATSAGGDGRASLDGAVFAATVPGVRGRAKFRSRLTRG, encoded by the coding sequence ATGGCTGATGTGACTTTGACTCCGGTGGTGCTGGCGAACCAGCACTGCCAGCTCGGCGAAAATCCGTTGTGGGATGAAGAGGCGGGCGCGCTGTATTGGGAGGATATCCTCGCGGGGCATGTCTGGCGTCACGCCGTGGCGAGCGGGCGGACGGAGCGGGTTTATGCGGGCGAGACGGTGGGCGGCTTCACGCAGGAGGCGGACGGGGCGCTGTTGTTGTTTCGCGAAAAAGACATCGTGCGGCTGGAGCACGACGGGAGCGTGCGGGGGTGGCGGAGTTTCGCGGAGGCGGGCAACACCCGGTTCAACGATGTGACGGCTGATCCGCACGGGCGGGTGTTTGCGGGCACGATGGGCGCAACGGAGACGAGTGGCGGCGTGTATCGGTTTGATCCGGACGGGGCGGTGCGGCGCGTGATCACGGGCACGGGTGTTTCGAACGGCATGGCGTTTACGGCGGACCGAAAGCACTTTTTTTGGACGTGCTCCACGCGCTGCCAGATTTGGATTTACGATTACGATGAGGCGTCGGGCGAGATCGCGAACGGCCGCGTGTGGTATCAATGCGAGAAGGCAGAAGGCACGTGCGACGGGCTGACGATCGACCGGGAGGACAATGTCTGGAGCGCGCGGTGGGATGGTTTCGCGGTGCGGCAGCACGCGGCGCGCGATGGACGGGTGTTGCGGGAGATCAGATTTCCCGTGGCGAAACCCAGTTCGGTGGCGTTTGGCGGGAAGGATTTTGCGACGTTGTTTGCCACGAGCGCCGGCGGCGATGGGCGGGCATCGCTCGATGGCGCGGTGTTTGCGGCGACGGTGCCGGGAGTGCGCGGCCGGGCGAAATTCCGCTCGCGGCTGACGCGGGGTTGA
- a CDS encoding ATP-binding protein, whose translation MLSRIPRFDRYPAWARHVVALATMGVALALRIALDPALGATLPFVTLFGGVALAVWFSGWPAAVVAAIAGYLAAEYWLGVPRGAFSHDGALLLGSAFAYTISAGLIIALGAVARRSLRQAEQDGARLEREVAERSHVQAQLTVARDELRIDLADMQRLHELSARLLGEESLETMLQGVLEAAVALMGADKGNVQLYDPETKTLKIVGQVGFDEAFMIQFGLVPLDYSVCGKALAQGERIVVEDAARDPRFAELAADFARHGFVAVQSTPLRASSGEIFGMISTHFARPHRPAERTLRLMDLYAHYAEQVVERGRIEAALRSRSEELQAMLDSMPAFVCIALDASCNVIIANHTMTEALGLPPECNISQAGGAASSVPLRYVDADDQPMDRDELPMRRAAATGLQVKNAEFGLAVEGRRLWLSGNATPLFAADGAVRGVIAAFIDVSERRQAETALQQAHELLGDRAKHLESLVEARTAKLIETVGELEAFSYSLSHDLRAPLRAMHGFSQLLREECGPLTPAALDYLQRITRSAERMDRLIVDVLNYNRVVASGPELTRVDVQALLRGIVESYPGLQALGDRLQIEGEIPPVRGNEAVLTQCFSNLLTNAVKFVAPEVPPVVRVWAERRGERVRVFVGDNGIGIPPTAHERIFRLFERMSKNYEGTGVGLAIVKKSAERLGGSVGLESAPGAGSTFWVELAAAREEEA comes from the coding sequence ATGTTATCCCGTATCCCCCGATTTGACCGGTATCCGGCTTGGGCGCGCCACGTGGTGGCCTTGGCAACCATGGGCGTGGCGCTGGCGTTGCGGATCGCGCTGGATCCGGCGCTGGGGGCGACGCTGCCGTTTGTGACGTTGTTTGGCGGCGTGGCGCTGGCGGTGTGGTTCAGTGGCTGGCCGGCGGCGGTGGTGGCGGCGATCGCGGGATATCTCGCGGCGGAGTATTGGCTCGGGGTGCCGCGCGGCGCATTTTCGCATGACGGGGCGTTGCTCTTGGGGAGTGCGTTTGCCTACACGATTTCGGCGGGGTTGATCATTGCGCTGGGCGCGGTCGCGCGGCGGTCGTTGCGGCAGGCGGAGCAGGATGGCGCGCGGCTGGAGCGGGAGGTCGCGGAGCGCTCGCATGTGCAGGCGCAACTCACGGTGGCCCGCGACGAGTTGCGCATCGATCTGGCGGACATGCAGCGGCTGCACGAGTTGAGTGCGCGATTGCTGGGCGAGGAGTCGTTGGAGACGATGCTGCAGGGCGTGTTGGAAGCGGCGGTCGCGCTGATGGGCGCGGACAAGGGCAACGTGCAGCTTTACGATCCGGAGACGAAGACGCTGAAGATCGTGGGGCAGGTGGGTTTCGACGAGGCATTCATGATCCAGTTCGGCCTGGTGCCGCTGGATTACTCGGTTTGCGGGAAGGCCCTGGCGCAAGGCGAACGCATCGTGGTGGAGGACGCCGCGCGCGATCCGCGGTTTGCGGAGCTGGCGGCGGATTTTGCGCGGCATGGATTCGTGGCGGTGCAATCGACGCCGCTGCGGGCAAGTTCGGGCGAGATTTTCGGGATGATTTCGACGCATTTCGCGCGGCCGCACCGGCCGGCGGAGCGGACGCTGCGGCTGATGGATTTGTATGCGCACTATGCGGAGCAGGTGGTGGAGCGCGGGCGGATCGAGGCGGCATTGCGCAGTCGCAGCGAGGAGTTGCAAGCGATGCTCGACAGCATGCCGGCGTTCGTGTGCATCGCGCTGGACGCGTCCTGCAACGTGATCATTGCCAACCACACGATGACCGAGGCGCTCGGCCTGCCGCCGGAGTGCAACATTTCGCAGGCGGGCGGCGCGGCGAGCTCCGTGCCGCTGCGCTATGTCGATGCGGACGATCAGCCGATGGACCGCGACGAGCTGCCGATGCGGCGGGCGGCGGCCACGGGGTTGCAGGTAAAAAACGCGGAGTTCGGGCTCGCCGTGGAGGGACGGCGACTGTGGCTCTCGGGCAATGCGACGCCGCTCTTCGCGGCGGACGGGGCGGTGCGCGGAGTGATTGCGGCCTTCATCGATGTGAGCGAGCGGCGGCAGGCGGAGACGGCGCTGCAACAGGCGCACGAGCTGTTGGGCGATCGCGCGAAGCATCTCGAGTCGCTGGTGGAGGCGCGCACCGCGAAGTTGATCGAGACGGTGGGCGAGCTGGAGGCGTTTTCCTACAGCTTGTCGCACGACCTGCGCGCGCCATTGCGCGCGATGCACGGGTTTTCGCAGTTGTTGCGCGAGGAGTGCGGGCCGTTGACGCCGGCGGCGCTGGATTATCTGCAACGCATCACGCGTTCGGCGGAGCGCATGGATCGATTGATCGTCGATGTGCTCAACTACAACCGCGTGGTCGCGAGCGGACCGGAGTTGACGCGCGTCGATGTGCAGGCGCTGTTGCGCGGGATCGTGGAGAGTTATCCGGGGCTGCAGGCGCTGGGCGACCGGCTGCAAATCGAAGGCGAGATTCCGCCGGTGCGGGGCAACGAGGCGGTGCTCACGCAGTGTTTTTCGAATCTGTTGACCAATGCGGTGAAATTTGTGGCGCCCGAGGTGCCGCCGGTCGTGCGGGTGTGGGCAGAGCGGCGCGGGGAACGGGTGAGGGTGTTCGTGGGCGATAACGGCATCGGCATTCCGCCGACGGCGCACGAACGGATCTTCCGCCTCTTCGAGCGGATGAGCAAAAACTACGAAGGCACGGGGGTGGGGCTCGCGATCGTGAAAAAGTCCGCGGAGCGCCTCGGCGGATCCGTCGGCCTGGAATCCGCGCCGGGCGCGGGGAGCACGTTTTGGGTGGAGCTGGCGGCGGCGCGGGAGGAGGAGGCATGA
- a CDS encoding response regulator produces MSAGLILYAEDDESDAFLLDHAFRRAGIEVPLHVVADGREAIAYLEGQGPFADRERHPLPRLLLLDLKMPAVNGFEVLQWIAGPPPRVVMPAVVLSSSGLEQDREKARRLGAAAYYVKPGKLDEMVALARALKNEWLK; encoded by the coding sequence ATGAGCGCGGGGCTGATTCTCTACGCCGAGGATGACGAGAGTGACGCGTTTCTGCTCGACCATGCGTTTCGGCGGGCGGGCATCGAGGTGCCGCTGCACGTGGTGGCGGATGGCCGCGAGGCGATCGCGTATCTGGAAGGGCAGGGGCCGTTCGCGGATCGCGAGCGACATCCGTTGCCGCGGCTGCTGCTGCTGGATTTGAAAATGCCGGCGGTGAACGGCTTTGAAGTCCTGCAATGGATCGCGGGGCCGCCGCCGCGCGTGGTAATGCCGGCGGTGGTGTTGAGTTCGTCGGGGTTGGAGCAGGATCGGGAAAAGGCGCGGCGCCTCGGGGCGGCGGCGTATTATGTGAAGCCGGGCAAGCTCGACGAAATGGTCGCGCTCGCACGGGCGTTGAAGAACGAGTGGCTGAAATGA
- a CDS encoding MFS transporter, producing the protein MVAALRPRWLTVLCYGAMMCLAIGINLLPVFLTTLSHRLGGAEGLSKEQLGRLGAIAFAGLVAAILITGPLADRWGAKTFALLGNALVAVSLGALAWAPGYGELAVALGVLGFGAGVLDMVLSPIVAALNPTRRSAAMNWLHSFYCVGAGLTILAGTVVLSLGGGWRAACLWLLPLPVGLLVAFAPLRFPTLTAEGGRMGLRVLVRQRWFVLALAAIFLGGATELGLAQWLPAYAETSLGYAAWVGGGALLVFSVAMAVGRMIVGVAGPRWDPFRVMAWGCGTSVGLFLLGAFLPWPGGALAACIAAGLTGSCLWPTMLAVTADRYPEGGATMFGALAALGNAGGIVMPWLVGWIADASDLAWGIAISAVAPAAMLPLVLVLRRR; encoded by the coding sequence ATGGTCGCTGCTCTTCGTCCCCGCTGGCTTACGGTGCTTTGTTATGGCGCGATGATGTGTCTCGCGATCGGGATCAATCTGCTGCCGGTTTTTCTCACGACGTTGAGTCACCGGCTGGGCGGCGCGGAGGGGTTGTCGAAGGAGCAACTGGGGCGGTTGGGGGCGATCGCGTTTGCGGGGCTGGTGGCGGCGATTTTGATCACGGGGCCGCTGGCGGATCGGTGGGGCGCGAAGACGTTTGCGCTGCTGGGCAACGCGCTCGTGGCGGTCAGTCTCGGGGCACTCGCGTGGGCGCCGGGCTATGGAGAACTGGCGGTGGCGCTCGGGGTGCTGGGGTTTGGCGCCGGCGTGCTGGACATGGTGCTGAGCCCGATCGTGGCGGCGTTGAATCCGACGCGCCGGTCGGCGGCGATGAACTGGCTGCATTCGTTTTATTGCGTGGGTGCGGGGCTGACGATTCTTGCGGGCACAGTGGTGCTGAGCCTGGGCGGCGGGTGGCGCGCGGCGTGTTTGTGGCTGCTGCCGTTGCCGGTGGGATTGCTGGTGGCGTTTGCGCCGTTGCGTTTTCCCACGCTGACGGCGGAGGGCGGCCGGATGGGGTTGCGGGTATTGGTGCGGCAGCGGTGGTTTGTCCTCGCGCTGGCGGCGATTTTTTTGGGCGGCGCGACGGAGCTGGGGCTTGCGCAATGGCTGCCGGCGTATGCGGAAACGTCGCTCGGCTACGCGGCGTGGGTGGGAGGCGGAGCGCTGCTGGTGTTCTCCGTGGCGATGGCGGTGGGGCGGATGATCGTGGGTGTGGCGGGGCCGCGGTGGGATCCGTTTCGCGTGATGGCGTGGGGGTGCGGGACCTCGGTGGGACTGTTTTTGCTGGGCGCATTTCTGCCATGGCCGGGCGGGGCGCTGGCGGCGTGCATCGCGGCGGGACTGACGGGGAGTTGCCTGTGGCCGACGATGCTGGCGGTGACGGCGGATCGCTACCCGGAGGGCGGGGCGACGATGTTTGGCGCGCTGGCGGCGTTGGGAAATGCGGGTGGCATCGTGATGCCGTGGCTGGTGGGTTGGATCGCGGATGCGAGCGATCTCGCGTGGGGCATTGCGATTTCGGCGGTGGCGCCGGCGGCCATGCTGCCGCTCGTGCTGGTGTTGCGCCGCCGGTGA
- a CDS encoding heparinase II/III domain-containing protein: MNPSSDSATKRGVTRRKFLQGSLGAGALVALGRPGKLSATVAAGDAATGWAPTSGGVRRGLVFDDADGPRIRATLARPEFAAFWASSTGADLAADTRFLTDELDLTKRNTHLLRATAILQRTAFTQAIAPEERQLALARLAYRRVMDFPRWDWILEDGKFPVGVMRGASTGIAVICALDWLGDALGDGAREAVVRRVGEEMGPAGFRAVGGMTHHEPMPHWSMDPVVSDIDHVDVSRWPEVLNHTNLRIIATSGLAAAACFLKGRHPDAEKWFELSRDSLRRFAGWMPADESFPEGPGYWGFTFTYYLLAVEMLRRTWGADERAVLDFPTMARYTLAAAMPTLARPDDCVNIGDANTAASVNPLAWIAREFRDSTAQAQVVRPGLMGAGDFQWAAIWFDATVPPRIAPDVTLDREVAPGLVLSRSGWALEDRVVCLRSGGPVNHEHADRNSVLFAAWGERLINDPLHASYSVSNPLWLLRQTEAHSAVLIDGRGHAYHHGEEGVNASKASATLLDHRVAHDWMRATSDATDAYRLAGLPVQRVVRTIVFLKTGLLIVFDAVDLTEAKTVEVRFQAYNDDRRGQVSAAGATFAIERPGAVLHGRVAAEGEVQVVSGRLDLPATVGVYPFAAVRAVAATRQRIVTAASAIRRGGAADALHWSRVGKTWRLTGTHAGQALRLTIEERAETAVPIVVM; this comes from the coding sequence ATGAACCCCTCTTCTGATTCCGCAACGAAGCGTGGCGTGACGCGCCGGAAGTTTTTGCAAGGCAGCCTGGGCGCGGGCGCGCTGGTGGCGTTGGGACGGCCGGGGAAATTGAGCGCGACGGTGGCGGCCGGTGACGCCGCGACCGGGTGGGCGCCGACGAGTGGCGGAGTGCGGCGGGGGCTGGTGTTCGACGACGCGGATGGGCCGCGGATTCGGGCGACGCTCGCGCGGCCGGAGTTCGCGGCGTTTTGGGCGTCGTCGACCGGCGCAGACCTCGCGGCGGATACGCGTTTCCTCACGGACGAACTCGACCTGACGAAGCGCAACACGCACCTGTTGCGGGCGACGGCGATTTTGCAGCGCACGGCGTTTACGCAGGCGATCGCGCCGGAGGAGCGGCAACTGGCGCTCGCGAGGCTGGCGTATCGGCGCGTGATGGATTTCCCGCGGTGGGACTGGATTCTGGAAGACGGGAAGTTTCCGGTGGGCGTGATGCGCGGGGCGTCGACCGGGATTGCGGTGATTTGCGCGCTCGACTGGCTGGGCGATGCGTTGGGCGACGGGGCGCGGGAGGCGGTGGTGCGGCGGGTGGGCGAAGAGATGGGGCCGGCGGGATTTCGCGCGGTGGGCGGGATGACGCACCATGAGCCGATGCCGCACTGGTCGATGGATCCGGTGGTGAGCGATATTGATCACGTGGATGTGAGCCGCTGGCCGGAGGTGCTGAATCACACGAATCTGCGGATCATCGCGACGTCGGGGCTCGCGGCGGCGGCGTGTTTTTTGAAAGGGCGGCATCCGGACGCGGAGAAGTGGTTTGAGTTGAGTCGCGACAGTCTGCGGCGGTTCGCGGGCTGGATGCCGGCGGACGAATCGTTTCCGGAGGGGCCGGGGTATTGGGGGTTCACGTTCACCTACTATCTGCTCGCGGTGGAAATGTTGCGGCGGACGTGGGGCGCAGACGAGCGGGCGGTCTTGGATTTTCCAACGATGGCGCGCTACACTTTGGCGGCGGCGATGCCGACGTTGGCGCGGCCGGACGATTGTGTGAACATCGGCGATGCGAACACGGCAGCATCGGTGAATCCGCTCGCTTGGATCGCGCGGGAGTTTCGCGATTCGACGGCGCAGGCGCAGGTGGTGCGGCCGGGGTTGATGGGCGCGGGGGATTTTCAATGGGCGGCGATCTGGTTCGACGCGACGGTGCCGCCGCGGATCGCGCCGGATGTGACGCTCGATCGCGAGGTGGCGCCGGGGCTGGTGTTATCGCGTTCCGGCTGGGCGCTGGAAGATCGCGTGGTGTGTCTGCGCAGCGGCGGGCCGGTGAACCACGAGCATGCGGATCGCAACAGCGTGCTGTTCGCGGCGTGGGGCGAGCGGTTGATCAACGATCCGTTGCACGCGAGTTACTCGGTGAGCAACCCGCTGTGGTTGCTGCGGCAGACGGAGGCGCATTCGGCGGTGCTGATCGATGGGCGCGGCCACGCGTATCATCACGGCGAGGAAGGCGTGAACGCGTCGAAGGCGAGCGCGACGCTGCTCGATCACCGCGTCGCGCACGACTGGATGCGCGCGACGAGCGATGCGACCGACGCGTACCGGCTGGCGGGATTGCCGGTGCAACGCGTGGTGCGGACGATCGTGTTTTTGAAGACGGGGCTGCTGATCGTGTTCGATGCGGTGGATCTCACGGAGGCGAAGACGGTGGAGGTGCGTTTCCAGGCGTATAACGACGACCGGCGCGGACAGGTGTCGGCGGCGGGGGCGACGTTTGCGATCGAGCGGCCGGGCGCGGTGTTGCATGGGCGCGTGGCGGCGGAGGGCGAAGTGCAGGTGGTGAGCGGGCGGCTCGATCTGCCGGCGACGGTGGGCGTGTATCCGTTTGCGGCGGTGCGCGCGGTGGCGGCTACGCGGCAGCGGATCGTGACGGCGGCATCGGCGATTCGGCGCGGAGGCGCCGCGGATGCGTTGCACTGGAGCCGCGTGGGAAAGACGTGGCGGCTCACCGGGACGCACGCGGGCCAGGCGTTGCGGCTGACGATCGAGGAGCGCGCGGAGACGGCGGTGCCGATCGTGGTGATGTGA
- a CDS encoding DUF3999 domain-containing protein has translation MWTTRRLRPSRNRFLPFLALAVLAASASTGVAAPLDATAWKYRQAFSLEHPGFVRLALPLDTIDRSRPGFADLRLLDPDGRELPYVIDIPGATTATLRAPADIRIQLTRTATAFTVVTGTTAPLDAVRLTSPERSFLKSATLEASPDGRTWTTVATGQPVFRRAGTESLQLPLDARSAAFLRVTLDDTTSAPVAFSNVTLVLAASDGEFALPLDARLTHREEFVGETALTLDLGARHLPLAAAEFTISTPQFRRAIRAVTPALRDGRASDRVEAAGELSRPPIANTAPPVRFPLNFTADSRELHLRITNGDSPPLALDHVRIFRRPVWLVFRTDRAGAHTLLTGHPGIAAPHYDVTAFAADLPAARLVKPAVTPLADNPDFDAPAPLATVPLTGAPLDPSAWRYRRAVDLATEGVFQLELDLPALAHTRDDLGDLRLVQDRRQIPYLLDRPDLLRPVAVNVTAASDEQHPSLSRWLLTLPESSLPLRHLTLAASTAVFDRTLYLREEIPSDRGPRVVTLATVPWRRAPDSSPTDLVIALPQRLATRTLMLSTDNGDNRALALDRVAADHAVVRLLFRADAGPVQLYYGNPAASPPRYDLDLAAPQLIAADKSPVPLGPEETARDDGWPARVASGLRGGLVFWLVLGLVVVVLLLIVAKLLPAPRAT, from the coding sequence ATGTGGACAACCCGCCGCCTCCGCCCGTCGCGTAACCGCTTCCTTCCGTTCCTCGCGCTCGCGGTCCTCGCCGCGTCCGCGTCCACCGGCGTCGCCGCGCCGCTCGATGCCACCGCATGGAAATACCGGCAGGCGTTCTCTCTCGAACACCCCGGCTTCGTGCGCCTCGCCCTCCCGCTCGACACGATTGACCGCTCGCGCCCCGGCTTCGCCGACTTGCGCCTGCTCGATCCCGACGGACGCGAACTCCCCTACGTGATCGACATCCCCGGCGCCACGACCGCCACGCTCCGCGCGCCCGCCGACATCCGCATCCAGCTCACCCGCACTGCCACCGCGTTCACCGTCGTCACCGGCACCACCGCGCCGCTCGACGCCGTGCGCCTCACGTCCCCCGAACGCTCGTTTCTCAAATCCGCCACGCTCGAAGCCTCACCCGACGGCCGCACGTGGACCACCGTCGCAACCGGCCAACCCGTCTTCCGCCGCGCCGGCACCGAGTCGCTGCAACTCCCGCTCGACGCTCGCTCCGCCGCGTTCCTCCGCGTCACGCTCGACGACACCACCTCCGCCCCCGTCGCCTTTTCCAACGTCACGCTTGTGCTCGCCGCGAGCGACGGCGAGTTCGCCCTTCCACTCGACGCCCGTCTCACGCACCGCGAAGAATTTGTCGGCGAGACCGCGCTCACGCTCGACCTCGGCGCCCGCCATCTGCCCCTCGCCGCCGCTGAGTTCACGATTTCCACCCCGCAGTTTCGCCGCGCCATCCGCGCCGTCACGCCCGCCTTGCGCGATGGCCGCGCCTCCGACCGCGTCGAGGCCGCCGGCGAACTCTCCCGTCCGCCCATCGCCAACACCGCGCCGCCCGTGCGCTTTCCCCTCAACTTCACCGCCGACTCGCGCGAACTCCACCTGCGCATCACCAACGGCGACAGTCCGCCGCTCGCGCTCGACCACGTGCGCATTTTCCGCCGCCCCGTCTGGCTCGTGTTCCGCACCGATCGCGCCGGCGCGCACACGCTGCTTACCGGTCATCCCGGCATCGCCGCGCCGCACTACGATGTCACGGCCTTCGCCGCGGATCTGCCCGCCGCCCGCCTCGTCAAACCCGCCGTCACGCCCCTCGCCGACAATCCCGACTTCGACGCCCCCGCTCCCCTCGCCACCGTCCCCCTCACCGGCGCCCCGCTCGATCCCTCCGCCTGGCGCTATCGCCGCGCCGTCGACCTCGCCACCGAAGGCGTTTTTCAACTCGAACTCGATCTGCCCGCGCTCGCTCACACGCGCGACGACCTCGGCGATCTCCGCCTCGTGCAGGACCGCCGCCAGATTCCCTATCTTCTCGACCGCCCCGATCTGCTCCGCCCCGTCGCCGTCAACGTCACCGCCGCGTCCGACGAACAACATCCGTCCCTGAGCCGCTGGCTCCTCACCTTGCCCGAGTCATCGCTGCCACTGCGCCACCTCACGCTCGCCGCGTCCACGGCCGTCTTCGATCGCACGCTTTATCTCCGCGAAGAAATCCCCTCCGACCGCGGACCGCGCGTCGTCACCCTCGCCACCGTGCCATGGCGCCGCGCCCCCGATTCGAGCCCGACGGATCTCGTCATCGCGCTTCCCCAACGCCTCGCCACGCGCACGCTCATGCTCTCCACCGACAACGGCGACAACCGCGCGCTCGCCCTCGACCGCGTCGCCGCCGACCACGCCGTTGTGCGTCTGCTCTTCCGCGCCGACGCCGGTCCGGTGCAGCTCTATTACGGCAACCCCGCCGCGTCCCCGCCGCGCTACGATCTCGATCTCGCCGCCCCGCAACTGATCGCTGCCGACAAATCTCCCGTGCCCCTCGGCCCCGAGGAAACCGCCCGCGATGACGGCTGGCCCGCGCGCGTCGCGAGCGGCCTCCGCGGCGGACTGGTCTTCTGGCTCGTGCTCGGTCTCGTCGTGGTCGTGCTGCTGTTGATCGTCGCAAAACTCCTGCCCGCGCCCCGGGCAACGTAG